In one window of Desulfonatronospira thiodismutans ASO3-1 DNA:
- a CDS encoding Mut7-C RNAse domain-containing protein: MKYITFYFHRELREHFGLKYPLEYVLQRRASIKDIIEALGVPHTEVGEIIADEREAGFDHIPSPGEKIVVRSVEAPVDVASSTRLRPEAWPETRFIADVNVGKLAMLLRMLGQDTLWDNSYSDRQVAVLAARERRIVLSRDRGLLKRKEIMHGRLIRACNPDDQLREVARIYGLDLTCSFSRCLRCNQVLEPVPKSEIIQRLKPRTRKYFDYFEICPGCERIYWRGSHWEKMCSRIQDAG; this comes from the coding sequence ATGAAGTACATCACATTTTATTTTCACCGCGAACTGCGGGAGCACTTCGGGCTTAAATATCCTCTTGAATATGTACTCCAAAGAAGGGCTTCCATCAAGGATATTATTGAAGCACTGGGGGTACCGCATACAGAGGTGGGAGAAATTATCGCGGATGAGCGAGAGGCCGGTTTTGATCATATTCCCTCTCCAGGTGAAAAGATTGTGGTCCGGTCGGTAGAGGCTCCTGTGGATGTGGCCAGTTCCACCAGGCTTCGCCCCGAGGCCTGGCCGGAAACCAGGTTTATAGCTGATGTCAATGTGGGCAAGCTGGCCATGCTTTTGCGCATGCTGGGGCAGGATACCTTGTGGGACAACAGCTACAGTGACCGGCAAGTGGCTGTTCTGGCTGCCCGGGAGCGCCGCATTGTACTGTCCAGAGACAGAGGGCTCTTGAAACGCAAAGAGATAATGCACGGACGATTGATACGCGCCTGTAATCCTGATGACCAGCTAAGGGAGGTGGCCCGTATTTACGGCCTGGATCTTACCTGTAGTTTTTCCAGGTGCCTTAGATGCAACCAGGTTCTTGAACCGGTGCCCAAGTCCGAAATAATTCAACGTTTGAAACCCAGAACCAGAAAATACTTTGATTACTTTGAAATCTGTCCCGGCTGTGAGCGTATTTACTGGAGAGGCTCGC
- a CDS encoding secondary thiamine-phosphate synthase enzyme YjbQ, which produces MDSIGVKSTKREQFLDITREVQEYLSSNKMNSGVLTLYCSHTTAGLTINEGADPSVVRDILVNLERLIPRNGDYQHMEGNSDAHIKSSLMGPSLQLIVDNGRLMLGTWQKIFFTEFDGPRSRKVWLKWTTG; this is translated from the coding sequence ATGGATTCCATAGGGGTCAAGAGTACCAAAAGAGAACAGTTTCTGGACATTACCCGGGAAGTACAGGAGTACCTTTCATCCAACAAAATGAACAGCGGGGTACTGACCCTTTACTGTTCGCACACCACAGCAGGCCTGACCATAAACGAAGGAGCGGACCCCTCAGTGGTCCGGGATATCCTGGTCAATCTGGAAAGGCTTATCCCCCGCAACGGGGATTACCAGCATATGGAGGGCAACAGCGACGCCCATATCAAAAGCAGCCTCATGGGACCATCACTACAGCTCATTGTGGACAACGGCAGGCTCATGCTGGGCACCTGGCAGAAGATATTCTTTACCGAATTCGACGGTCCCAGATCCAGAAAGGTCTGGCTCAAGTGGACTACTGGATAG